The following coding sequences are from one Ignavibacteriota bacterium window:
- a CDS encoding DUF4032 domain-containing protein has product MKPRFSFPKITFDVDELHRDEIASLPWKQPITEWKELGIKHLEIKRGIGRHPVIFIEVGNHNYVIKELGVDVALREVNNYKLMLAKGIHTLIPVGCVAREESPLRVHTQIGKQYERNIAGHTVTLLVDRVLPDSQLYRRAFTFENRKRIWDAIVDLFVEMHSNGVYWGDASLYNMLIKFIKLDVPFIGKKTQLKAILADAETVEVRDALSDSMRYADMNFFFESMEWINEDLRSEGIMRDAFSTEMDKVYLRENYERLYEVAQRSKAFEQTSSLNMKQVLGTVREAVYLDTLQKHIEEHKWYLSEQQRREVRFADASQDWLNNIFIPMCELFKAEGVVDVFPGKTASDLYVEIMTHKYYLSQKKQADVGMIHAMRNYARQFGMKKPPRGFWQRISRKMLKILGVRERQALRVGEMQV; this is encoded by the coding sequence GTGAAGCCCCGCTTTTCTTTTCCAAAGATTACGTTCGATGTTGACGAATTGCATCGTGATGAAATAGCATCTCTTCCGTGGAAGCAACCAATCACAGAATGGAAAGAGTTGGGAATCAAACATCTCGAAATCAAGCGGGGAATCGGAAGGCATCCTGTTATTTTCATCGAAGTCGGAAACCATAATTACGTCATCAAAGAACTTGGAGTTGATGTTGCGCTACGCGAGGTGAACAATTACAAACTCATGCTCGCAAAAGGGATTCACACGCTCATTCCGGTCGGTTGCGTGGCGAGAGAAGAATCACCGCTTCGCGTTCACACACAGATTGGCAAGCAGTACGAGCGGAACATCGCAGGACACACGGTGACACTTCTCGTTGACCGCGTCCTTCCCGATTCACAACTTTATCGCCGAGCATTTACGTTCGAAAACAGAAAACGCATTTGGGATGCAATCGTGGATTTATTTGTCGAGATGCACTCGAACGGAGTGTATTGGGGAGATGCTTCGCTCTACAACATGCTTATCAAGTTCATCAAACTCGATGTTCCGTTCATCGGAAAGAAAACACAACTCAAAGCAATTCTTGCCGATGCGGAAACAGTGGAAGTGCGCGATGCACTCAGCGATTCGATGCGCTATGCTGACATGAATTTCTTTTTCGAATCCATGGAGTGGATTAACGAAGACCTTCGTTCTGAAGGAATCATGCGCGATGCATTCTCCACCGAGATGGACAAAGTGTATCTCCGCGAAAATTATGAGAGGTTGTATGAAGTCGCTCAGCGAAGCAAAGCATTCGAGCAAACAAGTTCTCTCAACATGAAGCAGGTGCTCGGAACGGTTCGTGAAGCAGTCTATCTTGATACGTTGCAAAAGCATATCGAAGAACACAAATGGTATCTGAGCGAACAGCAACGCCGCGAAGTCCGCTTCGCCGATGCATCGCAGGATTGGTTGAACAACATTTTTATTCCGATGTGCGAGTTGTTCAAAGCGGAAGGAGTGGTGGATGTGTTCCCGGGAAAAACCGCCTCCGATTTATACGTGGAAATCATGACGCACAAATATTATCTCAGCCAGAAGAAGCAGGCGGATGTCGGGATGATACACGCGATGCGTAATTACGCCAGACAATTCGGGATGAAAAAACCGCCGCGGGGGTTCTGGCAGCGCATTTCACGTAAAATGCTGAAAATACTGGGAGTTCGCGAGCGGCAGGCTCTCAGAGTCGGTGAGATGCAGGTGTAA
- a CDS encoding M2 family metallopeptidase, which translates to MKSLLVFTLLLLPFVVLSQSNVREEAAEFIKMYNSLYQKISTVSAEAQWASSTDVTEQHTGERIGADKASAAFSGSPYVVTRAQALLARQSELDELTVRQLKKILYIASHYPGTIPDLVNQRVTAEANQSAVLDGFTFCHEKQGDNCVKTTTPNQLDEVLRTSTDLAERKHAWEVSKQTGPALKEGLVKLQGLRNNMAREMKYSSYFGLEVSDYGMSVPEMMQLLSSSVDALKPLYQQLHCWTKNKLAEKYKQPVPKKIPAHWLGNRWSQAWPGIVEGVDLNDLFKDKSSEWIIKQAERFYTSLGMPELPPTFWAKSDLYELPPDATRKKNTHASAWHMDLDKDVRSLMSVKADYDWFETTHHELGHIYYYMAYSNPDVPVVLREGANRAFHEAVGDLIGIAARQVPYLKEIGVMPKEMKIDETQWLLAEALDNAVVFIPWSAGTMSHWERDLYENNLSPNEYNKRWWEYVAKFQGVEPPQERGEEFCDAATKTHINDDPAGYYDYSLAFLIKYQLHNYIAKNILKQDPHNCNYYGNKEVGAWLWDLLKLGATKDWRQVIKEKTGEDISPKAMLEYFAPLEKYLKKENRKREVSWE; encoded by the coding sequence ATGAAATCTCTTTTGGTATTCACACTGTTGTTACTTCCCTTCGTCGTATTGAGTCAATCGAATGTGAGGGAAGAAGCGGCGGAATTTATCAAGATGTATAACTCACTCTATCAGAAAATCAGTACCGTCTCGGCTGAAGCACAATGGGCTTCGAGTACCGACGTAACGGAACAGCATACCGGCGAACGCATCGGAGCGGATAAAGCATCGGCGGCGTTCTCGGGAAGTCCGTACGTTGTTACGCGTGCGCAGGCGTTGCTCGCCCGTCAATCGGAGTTGGACGAACTGACCGTTCGTCAGTTGAAGAAAATTCTCTACATCGCATCGCATTACCCGGGCACCATTCCCGACCTCGTTAACCAGCGAGTCACGGCGGAAGCAAACCAAAGCGCCGTGCTCGATGGCTTCACCTTCTGCCATGAAAAGCAAGGGGACAATTGTGTGAAGACAACAACGCCAAACCAACTCGACGAAGTCCTTCGCACGTCCACCGATTTAGCAGAGCGGAAACACGCGTGGGAAGTTTCCAAGCAAACCGGTCCCGCGCTGAAAGAGGGACTTGTGAAATTGCAGGGTCTCCGGAACAACATGGCGCGGGAGATGAAATATTCCTCCTACTTCGGATTGGAAGTTTCCGATTATGGCATGAGCGTTCCTGAAATGATGCAATTGCTTTCTTCGAGCGTGGATGCGTTGAAGCCGCTCTATCAGCAACTTCATTGCTGGACGAAAAACAAACTCGCGGAAAAATACAAACAACCGGTGCCGAAGAAAATTCCGGCGCACTGGCTCGGCAATCGCTGGTCGCAGGCGTGGCCCGGCATCGTCGAGGGAGTTGACCTGAACGATTTATTCAAAGACAAATCGTCCGAGTGGATTATCAAACAGGCAGAACGATTTTACACATCGCTTGGAATGCCGGAACTTCCTCCGACGTTCTGGGCAAAATCGGATTTGTACGAACTACCCCCCGATGCAACGCGCAAGAAGAACACACACGCTTCTGCATGGCACATGGATTTGGACAAAGATGTTCGTTCGCTTATGAGCGTGAAAGCGGATTATGACTGGTTTGAAACAACGCATCACGAACTCGGACACATCTACTATTATATGGCGTACTCCAATCCCGATGTGCCGGTAGTGTTGCGTGAAGGCGCGAACCGCGCGTTCCATGAAGCAGTCGGCGATTTGATTGGCATCGCGGCGCGGCAGGTTCCGTACTTAAAAGAAATCGGAGTGATGCCGAAGGAGATGAAGATTGATGAAACACAATGGTTGCTGGCAGAAGCGCTCGATAATGCGGTTGTGTTTATTCCGTGGTCTGCGGGGACAATGTCGCATTGGGAACGGGACTTGTACGAAAACAATCTTTCACCGAACGAATACAATAAACGTTGGTGGGAATATGTCGCGAAGTTTCAGGGCGTAGAACCGCCACAGGAACGTGGCGAAGAGTTCTGCGATGCGGCAACAAAGACGCACATCAACGATGACCCTGCCGGTTACTATGATTACTCGCTCGCGTTTCTTATCAAATACCAACTGCACAATTACATCGCTAAAAATATTTTGAAGCAAGACCCGCACAACTGTAATTACTACGGCAACAAGGAAGTCGGAGCGTGGCTGTGGGATTTATTGAAACTCGGAGCGACGAAAGATTGGCGGCAGGTCATCAAAGAAAAAACGGGTGAAGATATTTCTCCGAAAGCAATGCTGGAATATTTCGCGCCGCTCGAAAAATATCTGAAAAAAGAAAATCGTAAGCGTGAGGTGAGTTGGGAATGA
- a CDS encoding PAS domain S-box protein codes for MKQQPSKRTPKPPPRTHKTKPLPHDKYKSIFYNAIEGIFQSTLDGRLLTANPSFVKMLGYKSLSELKKRPLIEIFFSPNDRRLLTNALNSKGFVHDFELRLKRKDGKEIFVSESSRLVKDRKGIPQYIEGMILDITERKRIEEQLHAAEQNYQSIFNNAVEGIYQSTPDGTLLTANTAFLTMLGYASIEELERADVNQLYVNPEARLLFRDRVEKEGVVTEFELQLRHNDGKVITALLNSRAVRNEKGETLYYEGIIQDITRRKAQEEQLRVLNAQKDKFLSIISHDLRAPFNSILGFSELLLDELSPPPPEEQKEFVRFINEAAKQQLLLLTNLLDWSRFETGRMRFSFKPVNLSDVVGKCIIALFGNAKKKRIALSATVDPSLAVYGDEYLLQQLFTNLISNAIKFTPVDGSVTIATRGVKNHFVTVTVSDSGIGISKEDQQKLFRIEAKHTTRGTEGEEGSGLGLVLCSEIVEKHGGTISIESEPGKGTTFVFTLLLPRKTVLVAEDDKADRLLTVRFIEQCFPDYSVIEASEGETAFRLALQHLPSVIIADFVMPVMDGIKLIKELRKNPATKGIPVISVTSVQSQGSAADLRAAGAIEVLLKPFSKSELCAVMERFVK; via the coding sequence ATGAAACAACAACCTTCCAAACGAACGCCCAAACCCCCGCCCCGCACGCACAAAACAAAACCGCTCCCGCACGATAAATACAAAAGCATTTTCTACAATGCCATCGAAGGAATTTTTCAATCAACGCTTGACGGAAGACTCCTTACTGCGAATCCATCATTTGTGAAGATGCTCGGATACAAATCGCTCTCCGAGTTAAAAAAACGTCCGCTCATTGAAATATTTTTCAGCCCGAATGACCGGCGTTTGCTGACGAACGCGCTCAACAGCAAAGGGTTTGTTCATGATTTTGAATTACGGCTGAAACGGAAAGACGGGAAGGAAATTTTTGTCAGCGAGTCAAGCCGTCTTGTAAAAGACAGGAAAGGAATTCCGCAGTACATCGAAGGAATGATCCTCGACATCACGGAACGCAAACGAATTGAGGAACAACTTCACGCGGCGGAGCAAAACTATCAAAGTATTTTCAACAACGCTGTCGAAGGAATCTATCAATCCACACCGGACGGGACGTTGCTGACAGCAAACACGGCGTTTCTCACCATGCTCGGTTATGCAAGCATCGAGGAATTGGAGCGGGCTGATGTCAATCAGTTATACGTCAACCCGGAAGCGCGACTACTTTTTCGTGACAGGGTTGAAAAAGAAGGAGTTGTTACGGAGTTTGAACTTCAACTTCGCCACAACGATGGGAAAGTGATTACCGCGTTGCTCAACTCCCGTGCTGTCCGCAATGAAAAGGGCGAAACGCTTTACTATGAAGGAATCATTCAGGACATCACGCGGCGAAAAGCACAGGAAGAACAACTCCGGGTGCTGAACGCGCAGAAAGATAAATTTCTCAGCATCATCTCGCACGATTTGCGCGCGCCGTTCAACAGCATCTTGGGATTCTCCGAATTACTGTTGGACGAACTGAGTCCGCCGCCCCCCGAAGAGCAGAAAGAATTTGTCCGCTTCATCAATGAGGCGGCGAAGCAACAACTCCTGCTTCTCACGAACCTGCTTGATTGGTCACGCTTCGAAACGGGAAGAATGAGATTCTCGTTCAAGCCGGTGAATCTGAGCGATGTGGTCGGCAAGTGTATTATCGCGCTGTTCGGCAACGCGAAGAAAAAACGTATCGCGCTCTCGGCAACCGTTGACCCGTCGCTTGCAGTCTATGGAGATGAATATCTTCTTCAACAATTATTTACCAATCTGATTTCCAACGCCATCAAGTTCACGCCGGTTGATGGTTCTGTTACGATTGCAACACGCGGAGTGAAAAATCATTTCGTGACTGTCACCGTAAGCGATTCGGGAATCGGGATTTCCAAAGAAGACCAGCAGAAACTCTTCCGCATCGAAGCGAAACATACAACACGCGGAACAGAAGGCGAAGAAGGTTCGGGCTTGGGACTCGTTCTCTGTTCGGAAATTGTCGAAAAGCATGGCGGAACCATTTCGATTGAAAGTGAACCGGGAAAAGGAACGACATTCGTTTTCACGCTTCTCCTCCCGCGTAAAACAGTGCTTGTTGCTGAAGATGATAAAGCAGACCGCTTGCTCACCGTCCGTTTTATTGAACAATGTTTTCCTGATTATTCCGTCATCGAAGCATCCGAGGGAGAGACGGCGTTCAGATTAGCGTTGCAACATCTTCCTTCCGTTATTATCGCCGACTTTGTTATGCCGGTGATGGATGGTATCAAACTCATAAAAGAGTTACGGAAGAATCCTGCAACGAAAGGGATTCCTGTCATCAGTGTTACGTCGGTGCAATCGCAGGGAAGCGCGGCAGATTTACGCGCCGCCGGCGCGATTGAAGTGCTGTTAAAACCGTTCAGCAAATCGGAATTGTGCGCGGTGATGGAGAGGTTTGTAAAGTGA
- a CDS encoding translation initiation factor, with translation MKTVKQQLRLNSFSDLKKLLPSTSKDYSPDIFLQKSHKHDGKGKSVRVFIDKSGRRGKTVTVVSGFQHNPQTIEEIAKILKQHCGAGGTVKEREIEIQGEQGDRVSEKLRELNYIVK, from the coding sequence ATGAAAACAGTAAAACAACAACTACGATTAAATTCATTTTCCGATTTGAAAAAACTTCTTCCAAGTACGTCGAAGGATTACTCCCCGGATATTTTTCTTCAGAAGAGTCACAAACATGATGGCAAAGGAAAGTCCGTCCGCGTGTTCATAGACAAAAGCGGACGACGGGGGAAGACCGTAACGGTCGTTTCGGGTTTTCAACATAATCCTCAGACGATTGAAGAAATTGCAAAAATCCTCAAGCAGCATTGCGGCGCAGGCGGTACGGTAAAAGAACGGGAAATTGAAATTCAGGGAGAACAAGGCGACCGCGTGAGTGAAAAACTCAGGGAACTGAATTATATCGTCAAATAA
- a CDS encoding arginine--tRNA ligase, with protein MKEYLKEHVTSALAILCPGSDIIPSFEKPRNPEHGDLTTNVAMTAAKQAKTAPRPFAQKIIDNLHLDSSLVEKIEIAGPGFINFKFTENVVRTSLQEILRQEKNFGRHSIANGKKTQVEFVSANPTGPLTVGHGRGAVYGDTISRLLEWTGHNVTREYYFNNAGRQMRILGDSVRLRYLQLLGDTIEFPEDYYQGEYIKDIAQTLVNEHGDKLRNEPAEGLFKQQAEKDIFADIKKTLKSIGVVHDVFSNENELYETGKVKEVIEELRSKELAYDLEGAVWFKATQFGSEKDKVIVKSTGEPTYRLPDIAYHREKIRRGFELIVDVLGADHVATYPDVLAGLTALGYDPSCVKVPIHQFVTIVQNGEVVKMSTRKANFVTLDELIAEVGADVVRYFFIMRSIDSHLNFDLGLAKKQSDENPVYYLQYAHARIASIIRHAESVGIDRNVPADLLLLNQAEEISLMKKLADFPDIVESCAATFEPHRLADYLHDVAGQFHKFYHFHKVVTEDIPLTAARMSLCLATKIVLANGFSILGISAPERM; from the coding sequence ATGAAAGAATACCTGAAAGAACACGTAACTTCCGCGCTTGCAATTCTTTGCCCGGGAAGCGACATCATTCCTTCGTTTGAAAAACCGCGAAATCCTGAACACGGAGATTTGACCACCAACGTTGCCATGACGGCGGCAAAGCAAGCGAAAACCGCTCCGCGTCCATTCGCTCAAAAAATTATTGACAATCTCCATCTTGATTCTTCACTTGTTGAGAAGATTGAAATTGCCGGACCCGGATTTATTAATTTCAAATTCACTGAGAATGTAGTGAGAACATCGTTGCAGGAAATTCTCCGACAGGAAAAGAATTTCGGGCGACACAGTATTGCAAACGGAAAGAAAACGCAAGTCGAGTTTGTCAGCGCGAATCCGACGGGACCATTGACGGTCGGTCATGGTCGCGGAGCGGTGTACGGTGATACGATTTCCCGCTTGCTTGAGTGGACGGGTCATAATGTTACACGTGAATATTATTTCAACAATGCGGGACGGCAGATGCGCATTCTCGGCGACTCCGTCCGGCTTCGTTATTTGCAATTACTTGGCGATACGATTGAGTTTCCTGAAGATTATTATCAGGGAGAATACATCAAAGACATTGCTCAGACATTGGTGAATGAACATGGCGACAAATTAAGAAATGAACCCGCTGAAGGGCTCTTCAAACAGCAGGCAGAGAAAGATATTTTTGCAGATATCAAAAAGACGCTGAAGTCAATCGGTGTTGTGCATGATGTCTTCTCGAATGAGAACGAACTGTATGAAACCGGAAAAGTAAAAGAAGTAATTGAAGAACTTCGCTCGAAGGAATTGGCGTACGATTTGGAAGGCGCGGTTTGGTTCAAAGCGACACAATTCGGAAGCGAAAAGGATAAAGTCATCGTCAAAAGCACGGGCGAACCGACATATCGTCTGCCGGACATTGCTTACCATCGGGAAAAAATTCGGCGCGGCTTTGAATTGATAGTTGATGTTCTCGGCGCTGATCATGTTGCAACGTATCCCGATGTTCTTGCAGGATTAACCGCTCTCGGTTATGACCCTTCCTGTGTGAAAGTTCCGATTCATCAGTTCGTGACGATTGTGCAGAACGGCGAAGTTGTAAAAATGTCAACCCGGAAAGCGAATTTTGTTACGCTCGATGAATTGATTGCTGAAGTTGGCGCGGATGTCGTGCGCTACTTCTTCATCATGCGAAGCATTGACAGTCATTTGAATTTTGACCTCGGACTTGCGAAGAAACAATCGGATGAAAACCCGGTCTATTATCTTCAATATGCTCATGCGCGGATTGCAAGCATCATTCGCCATGCTGAAAGCGTTGGGATTGATAGAAACGTTCCGGCGGATTTATTGTTGTTGAATCAAGCCGAAGAAATTTCGTTGATGAAAAAACTTGCAGACTTTCCCGACATTGTTGAGTCGTGTGCCGCGACGTTCGAGCCGCACCGGCTTGCTGATTATCTTCACGATGTCGCCGGGCAGTTTCATAAGTTTTATCACTTCCACAAAGTTGTTACGGAAGATATTCCCTTGACGGCGGCGCGCATGTCACTTTGTCTTGCAACGAAGATTGTTCTTGCAAACGGATTTTCTATTCTGGGAATCTCCGCGCCGGAGAGAATGTAG
- the rsfS gene encoding ribosome silencing factor produces MRTKTFAKRIAQLAHTKKAADVIIMDVREVTDVADYFVVCSADSDTQAKAVADAIMDGTEKLGELAWHREGLANRQWIVLDYVDVVAHIFLKEVRKHYALEKLWGDATVEAIEDKPKVKRAPRKKKSEE; encoded by the coding sequence TTGAGAACGAAAACATTTGCCAAACGCATTGCTCAACTCGCTCACACGAAGAAAGCCGCCGATGTCATCATCATGGATGTGCGTGAAGTGACCGACGTTGCGGATTATTTTGTCGTTTGTTCTGCTGATTCGGACACGCAGGCGAAGGCGGTCGCCGACGCAATCATGGACGGGACGGAAAAACTCGGTGAGTTAGCCTGGCATCGCGAAGGTCTTGCCAACCGTCAGTGGATTGTGCTGGATTATGTTGATGTTGTGGCTCATATTTTTCTGAAAGAAGTACGAAAGCATTACGCATTGGAAAAACTCTGGGGCGACGCAACGGTCGAGGCGATTGAAGACAAACCGAAAGTGAAACGCGCTCCGCGCAAGAAAAAATCGGAAGAATGA
- a CDS encoding LytR C-terminal domain-containing protein: MEPHTEIPTEQPSAPENNSGKKMLLFLLNIVIAILLVATGYFGHKFFDRFFPPKQPIQVTEQKKEPPRPTEVLQVDVLNGCGEKGVASRFTNFLRAKGYDVVEMKNYKTSSIPRTLVIDRMGNMKPARDIAELLGVADTNILQQLNPDYFVDVSVVIGEDFYELTPPKEKK; encoded by the coding sequence ATGGAACCACACACAGAAATTCCGACAGAGCAACCGTCCGCGCCCGAAAACAATTCGGGCAAAAAGATGTTGCTCTTTTTGCTGAATATTGTCATCGCCATTCTTCTCGTCGCGACGGGATATTTTGGTCATAAATTTTTCGACCGGTTTTTTCCGCCGAAACAACCTATACAGGTTACAGAGCAAAAAAAAGAACCGCCGCGACCGACAGAAGTTCTCCAAGTAGATGTGCTGAACGGTTGCGGAGAGAAAGGTGTCGCATCGCGCTTCACAAACTTTCTCCGTGCGAAAGGGTACGATGTTGTCGAGATGAAGAACTACAAAACATCGAGCATCCCGCGCACGCTCGTCATTGACCGGATGGGAAACATGAAGCCGGCACGCGACATCGCCGAACTGCTCGGCGTTGCCGACACAAATATTTTACAACAACTCAACCCCGATTATTTCGTTGATGTCTCCGTCGTCATCGGGGAAGATTTTTATGAACTCACTCCACCCAAAGAAAAAAAGTAA
- a CDS encoding DUF5615 family PIN-like protein, which produces MPRSTGKILEQNGYQAKDIRDYGLRGSSDEIIYEFAQREKSVILTGDKGFGNISRIPIGTHCGIVLTRFPNDMPTDEINRHIIEKLSKLEEKDFKGNLIVIDSEKIRIRNR; this is translated from the coding sequence ATGCCTCGTTCAACGGGAAAAATCCTTGAGCAAAATGGTTATCAGGCAAAAGATATTCGGGATTATGGACTCCGTGGTTCGTCTGATGAGATAATTTATGAATTTGCTCAAAGAGAGAAATCCGTAATCCTCACCGGTGATAAAGGGTTTGGGAATATATCCCGAATACCAATCGGCACGCATTGTGGAATCGTGCTGACTCGTTTTCCGAACGATATGCCTACCGACGAAATCAATAGACACATTATTGAAAAACTGAGTAAACTTGAAGAAAAGGATTTCAAGGGAAACCTGATTGTTATAGATTCAGAAAAAATCAGAATCAGAAACAGATGA
- a CDS encoding DUF433 domain-containing protein: MQIAHRITIDNNIRFGKPVITGTRVPVDLIVGKLAGGMTYNEVMTEYEISLEDILAVLDYAAKVLSEEHYLAAS; encoded by the coding sequence ATGCAAATCGCACATAGAATAACAATTGACAATAATATTCGGTTCGGTAAACCTGTTATAACGGGGACACGTGTTCCTGTTGACCTCATCGTCGGGAAACTTGCAGGAGGAATGACGTACAACGAAGTAATGACTGAATATGAAATTTCGCTTGAGGATATATTAGCTGTGTTGGATTATGCCGCCAAGGTTCTTTCTGAAGAACATTACCTCGCTGCGAGCTAA
- a CDS encoding NTP transferase domain-containing protein translates to MPIELVRTPPLAVVILAAGKGKRMNNPDLAKVMNELHGKPMIEYVLSVANKLQPKRVLLVVGWQKQNIVDFVSSLFPAIEFVEQREQLGTGHAVLQSKEALQNFEGDVLVLSGDVPLLTEQTVKALVGFHQTSEADATILTAELNDPTGYGRIIRNKDGTVKKIVEQKDASKKEQAITEINSGIYVFNKQKLFETLALITPDNAQSEYYLTDVFEHFRNNQQHVAAVKAIDAQEILGINDVNQLENAKRALAARISA, encoded by the coding sequence ATGCCCATCGAACTTGTTCGCACACCGCCGTTAGCCGTTGTCATTCTTGCCGCAGGAAAAGGGAAACGAATGAATAATCCAGACCTGGCAAAAGTCATGAACGAACTGCACGGTAAACCGATGATTGAGTATGTGCTTTCGGTCGCTAATAAACTTCAACCGAAACGGGTGTTGCTAGTTGTTGGGTGGCAGAAGCAGAACATTGTGGATTTTGTTTCTTCCCTGTTCCCCGCCATTGAGTTTGTCGAACAGCGGGAACAGTTAGGAACAGGACACGCCGTGCTTCAATCAAAAGAAGCGTTGCAAAATTTTGAAGGAGATGTTCTTGTTCTCTCCGGCGATGTTCCTCTGCTGACCGAGCAAACCGTGAAAGCGCTTGTCGGCTTTCATCAAACAAGCGAAGCAGATGCGACGATACTGACGGCAGAACTCAACGACCCGACCGGCTATGGGCGCATCATCAGGAACAAAGACGGAACCGTAAAGAAAATTGTCGAGCAGAAAGACGCATCAAAAAAAGAACAGGCAATCACGGAAATCAATTCGGGAATTTATGTCTTCAACAAGCAGAAGTTGTTCGAGACGCTCGCGCTCATTACGCCGGACAACGCGCAGAGCGAGTATTACCTGACCGATGTATTTGAACATTTCCGGAACAACCAACAGCATGTCGCCGCGGTGAAAGCGATTGACGCGCAGGAAATCCTCGGCATCAACGATGTGAACCAATTGGAAAATGCCAAGCGGGCGTTGGCGGCAAGAATATCTGCTTGA
- a CDS encoding pantoate--beta-alanine ligase, which produces MKPVSSVLEMQRTADSVRLQGKRIGVVPTMGYLHEGHLSLIRIAKQHADVVITTIFVNPLQFAPYEDFSRYPRDIERDSRMAEEAGTDFLFIPEQNEMYSAQHLTYVQTESLTEVLEGKIRPGHFRGVTTVVAKLFNITKPHVAVFGQKDAQQALLIQQMVRDLNFDIELVIAPIVREPDGLAMSSRNVYLNPEERKQSVALSQSLKRTEELIAGGERNCKHIKAEMTKLISSQPLSEIDYLSIADTSTLHEFDQLTSGTTALISIAVRFGKTRLIDNTIVRIS; this is translated from the coding sequence ATGAAGCCCGTATCTTCCGTTCTTGAAATGCAGCGAACGGCGGATTCCGTTCGTCTGCAAGGAAAACGCATTGGCGTTGTTCCGACGATGGGGTACCTTCACGAAGGACATCTCTCGCTCATCCGCATCGCAAAGCAACATGCGGATGTTGTTATCACAACCATTTTTGTCAATCCGCTGCAGTTCGCACCGTATGAAGATTTTTCCCGCTACCCGCGCGATATTGAACGCGATTCACGCATGGCAGAAGAAGCGGGAACGGATTTTTTGTTCATCCCGGAACAGAATGAAATGTACTCGGCACAACATCTGACGTACGTTCAGACCGAATCGCTGACGGAAGTGTTGGAAGGAAAAATCCGCCCCGGACATTTTCGAGGAGTCACAACCGTAGTGGCAAAACTTTTCAACATCACAAAACCACATGTTGCTGTGTTCGGGCAGAAAGATGCACAGCAAGCATTGCTGATTCAACAGATGGTTCGCGATTTGAATTTCGATATTGAATTGGTCATCGCACCGATAGTTCGCGAGCCGGATGGTTTGGCAATGAGTTCACGAAATGTCTATCTCAATCCTGAAGAACGAAAACAGAGTGTGGCTCTTTCTCAATCATTGAAGAGGACAGAAGAATTGATTGCAGGAGGTGAACGGAATTGCAAGCACATCAAAGCTGAAATGACAAAGCTCATCAGTTCACAGCCGTTATCAGAGATTGATTACCTTTCTATCGCTGACACTTCAACATTGCATGAGTTTGACCAACTCACAAGCGGAACAACCGCCCTTATTTCGATTGCCGTTCGATTCGGCAAGACGAGATTAATTGATAACACCATCGTTCGTATATCATGA